TACATTTTGGAATGCTTGCAAATCATGTATGTTGCTCTTTAAAAAGACTTAAgtttgtgttattattttcaaatgATTATATTGTGCTTTTCTTCGTCTAAGCACTTGAATAGTGTATTGCCATAAATTTAGTTAGTTtagtttaaattttgaaatatttctctGCTTTTCTCCTAAAATTGAAAAATCTAAGGAAGAGCTAGCTTCCTTAGAATTCAAGAGTTATGTCATGAGTCAATTCCCATATTCATAATATTTCCCATTGTTGGTATCTGAATGAAATTTTGACCATCAATATTTTTTGGCATGCCCAATGGAACATAGATCCTTATTACATGAATAGAGTTTGGGTTGCATGAACCAAAGGCTTGTCATGAGATCATGTTCAACCAATCATCTAGGCCTCATTGACAACCGCCATCCAAAGAAGGGCAAttgaaccaatcaaaacatttgaaATATAAATATTACATCATACTTTATCAAACTATGAATTCCAAGAAAAAAATTGCTTACTCTATCGAAAAGAATATATGATATTTCtagtaaaattatttaattaaacaaaactaaatggaaaactttctaaaagttttttttaattacttgatgtttttgttcttttcgcttagaaaaattttaattaatgttttggattctgatattaaagttttaattactaaatgttccggtaatctgtgacaactaattaaCCCCTCCACCCCCCTCTCGCCCCCCTCGCCCACGCCCTCTAacttgtcttctagttatttgaattgtctaacacacCACCATAGATGGCAAATTCATTGCATATTTAAAACAAGAAActagttaaaaaatttcaaggtcaatTTGATATTTATAACATTCTTTTAAAGACTCCCATAGATGTCACATGTCATTTCCCTTCATCTCCAACTATCATAATATTCAAAAACATACCCAACCAAGAAGTGAAGAACTTCATCTATGAGCTCCTTTTAAATTATATAACAAAcatcaagtatcattatctaaaTGGTCCAAAAAAAACTTATAAGATTTTAAGATCACAAAAAATCTTTATTTTAAATTATGTAtggttttaataataaaaaaattcatattagTATGGGTGCtttttaatacaatttttttttgtatatttttaataaaaattagaAGCACACTTAATAAtccatgattaaaaaaaaaatattgactaAAAAAATACAAATGAATTTAGAAAGACAGAAATATTGAGAAGACAATGAGAGGTGTTGAGAAACAGGCTGTGAGGCATACATTTAAAAGTGTCATACGCCATGCGTTTGAAACAGGCGTGAGGCATACGATCAAAATAGGCGTGAGTGAAGTGTGAGACTTTTCTCATCACTTTCTATCATTTCATTCTCATTACTTTCCAGTCGGTGCAAGAAAATGAGTGCAAGTAATGCTAATGAAAATGAGCGATGGAAGTTGTCAGACTTGCCGTAAGTCCTGCGTTATAAAGTAGACAAACTCAGAATATAATGACAAACAGGCGTGAGTGAAGCGTTATGCCTACCTAATTttctcatcactttctacaatacTTGGACTATGCGATATAATtattaactagcaattgcaccttgtgtgcaatgggtatgtcgagGAGGTGTGGAAagtaaaatagaagaatatggtctatttttgtatgcatttgtgTTATACATGAGGTCAATAGGTAAGCCATTTagtaaatgatgttgtttgtgcaacaaaagtcTTAATGGAGAATTCATATCTTCAAATCAACTATACATCCACTTACAACAAAACCTTTGAATCGGGGAGATAATTAGGCTCCATTACCAATATGGTCCTATTATATTTGTaatggggagagagggagaggaggaaagAGAGGGATAAATAGAGGGGGTAAGAGTGAGAGAGTTAGAGAAGGGTAAGGAGATAGAACTAGGGGATAGagatagaaaggaagatagaggTGGATctagagaaggagagggagggataaagagaaagagagaatgaaaGAGGGATGAATAGAGTTGGAAGAGATaaatatctagagagagagagagagagagagagagagagagagagagagagagagagagagagagagagagagatcaatatataaagaaagagagggagataatTAAGcatcatagagagagagagaatcatacCGGGTAAAGAGATTCTACAAAATGATCAGTCATCAAAGATTCAATTGAGATTTTTGTGTGTATTATGGCTGACGATATAATATTGGTGAAAAGATAGCCATAAAAAAAAGTATGGAGATATTAAGACCGTTGGATCAGTTGTCCACCTATCATATCAGTCGTACATAGGAAGGTGTACTAGTTCTAtggttttttctttgtttttaaaaGTGGTGAAGTTATGAACCAAAGTGTTGAAGGGGAGGAAACAGTGCAACACAATTGATGGTAGGGCAATTAAATTTTACGATTGAAAAATGGTTATATGGTTAGGAGAAaagatttaataatttttttatattggaGGATTTTATATCATTGCAAGTATGAGATCACGAGTCTATGTTGATATCTCTTTGATTTCGAGTCAAAAATTGAGGGGTCTCCATTTTGTCAAAGTTACAAGCTTATCTTGATATCTCTTCAACTGAGAGTTAATTACTCAAAGGGGTTAGTGTTTTAGGGCTTAGGATTTAGGGAGTCTCCATTATGTCGAATTCGCCTGGAGCACAATCTAATTCCCATTTCTTATATCATACCTTTGAGGATTTGAGGCTTGATGGATGACATACTCAAGGAACAtaccatcaccctcaccaattgtgCTCAACTAATTGAACTACATTTCTTTTGAAAGACTCAATAActtgatcaaagaaaaaaaataccAACTTGTTGAGTGCATTTTAATAGTTAAGATAGTATTTGAagattaaaatgtttttttttcttaaaatagaaaGTGCCAATTTTAAGTTGGTATTGAGGATTGCCAGAGTTTAAATTTGATGAATGTATGattatatatatgcatttttatcataaatagaatcaaaattttagaaatgttatcttatgaaaaatgagattttagaGTGGTTGTATAGTTTTTGTATGTCAAAGTGGTCTCGTTCTTTAAGTTTATTGTTTGTATGTTAAGGTAGCCTTATATTTTTTAAAGAATAAAATTTTGCATTGAAAAGTTTTGGATTAAAATTGTGTATTGATTTTTTTACCTTTCTAGTAGTACAATTAGAATGGACTTGGAAGCCTCCTGTCTCTAAATATGGTACACATTTCATAATCTTCATCTTTGATTATAGTAAGTTTGTATAGGGACACTATTTTATAGGTTGCATGTTTGCTTTGGCAagacaaattttaaatttttcaaaattcttaAATTATTAATAACTTTTTAAAAATTTTATAATATTACTAATTCAAAATTcttaaattattaataattttttaaattttttataatattactaaatataataaaataaaaaaatatcttacaaaatataattaaatcaaaattaaaaatcaagACAATTTTTTTTACAATAGAATTACACTATTATTAGTATATAAATTTCACCTTCAAAATATCATACTTGTAAgttttaatcattttaaaaataatgttcataaataattataatatcttACTGTGTGTTCTCTAGTGAATCATAAAATGATTGAACAGCTGTAAAGATAGCTGAATAAAGCTTCTGAACGGATTTCACGTCATAACCTGTCATAACTTGAAAAAACCTacgagaagtatggagaaaaatcCAGCAGAATCGACGGTCGTTAGTCCTTCAATCGTCTTGCATTGTTTTAGGATGTTGCCAACCATCGATTATCAAAGCTAGCCCGTCCATTCCATATAGGGATACGCCTTCGGCGTAAATGAGGATAAGAATTCTGTTTCGTGCTTGAACCTTTGTCAACCAAGAGTTTGGTACTGTGCAGCTCTATGGTCACCCTTGTTGGCAGAGAATTGAATGTTGTACGCTGTGTAAAGATTTTCATGAGATACTTTAGATTTTAAACCTATCAATATCTTATTCATTCATCCTCCAAACTGTCTACGTGCAGAGAAAACACACTGAGAACTGAAGCGGAACGTACGTATTCACAGGGAACGGCAAGCTCTCCTTCTGCTGTTGATGTATTCACAGGGAACGGCAAGCTCTCCTTCAATTCAAAGCTGACTTAAATTACTCTTCTCATTCCCATCCCTATACAAATCTGAGCTCGTGGGAGAACGGAGGAGATCGCTGTCTCTGGGATGGCATTTCCTGTCATAACACAACCCGTCATGTTGTCAATCTTGAACTACAGGGTGATGATTTCTTTGGAATGGATGCCGGCGTCATATCTGAGAGCTTGTGCACCCTCACTTCTCTTTCAACCATCATCTTATCTAGATTGGGATTAAAAGGTACTCTTCTTCCCTGCTTCACAAATCTCTCTTCTCTCACACTACTGGATCTATCTTATAACATGTTGAGTGGGAGTATTCCATTGTCTTCTTCTCTTGCTGTCCTTTATTTAGCACATAACATTTTAGAAGGTGAAACTGTCCTCACTACTATTTGTATGCTCAGCAATGTTAGTGATGTTGACCTTTCTGGCAACCAGCTGAATGGAAGCTTACCATCCTGTCTGGGTAATCTCTCTTCTCTCACACAACTGGATCTATCTTACAATTGGTTGACTGGGAATATTCTGTTGTCTTCTTCTCTAGCTGTCCTTCATTTGTCCTCTAACAATTTGGAAGGTGAAACTGTCCTCAGTTCTCTTTGTATGCTCAGCAACCTTACCGAGGTTGATCTTTCTGACAACCAGCTGAATGGAAGCTTACCATCCTGtcttggtaatctctcttctcTCACAGAACTGCACCTATTTAATAATAGGTTGAGTGGGATTATTCCAATGTCTTCTTCCCTTGCTGGACTTGATTTGACCAATAACAATTTGAAAGGTGAAACCGTCCTCACTACTATTTGTATGCTCAGCAACCTTAGTGATGTTGACCTTTCTGGCAACCAGCTGAATGGAAGCTTACCATCCTGTCTGGGTAATCTCTCTTCTCTAATTAGCTTATTTATTCATGGAAATCTCTTGACTGGTAATATCCCATATTCTTTAGGGAAGATATCCTCACTGAAATATTTTGGTGTTCATTATAATTCTTTAAGTGGTTCTATCCCAGATTCCTTGGGTGGTCTCTTTTCGCTGGAAAGTTTGGATCTATCTAACAACCAAGTGGATGTATCCCAAATTCCTTGGTAGGTCTGTCTTTGTTGGAAACCTTGGATCTATCTGACAACCAACTAAATGGATCAATCCCAGATTCCTTGGGCAATCTCACTTTGCTAGAAGCCTTGTACCTATATGACAACCAACTAAATGGAACTATTCCCTCCTCATTTTCAAGGCTCTCCTCACTTATTGAGCTCGATGCTTTTGGGAATGCATTCAACAAGAGTATTGCTTCCTCAGTGCTCCCCTCTTCAATTCAAGGTCTTAGTCTCTCACTAGACGGCCAACACATGATTTCAGAGGCTTTTTTTAACAACCTCAGCACTTTGACTACTTTGTACCTGTCCAATTGTGAACTTAATATCAGCACCACCTGGATTCCCTCATTCCAGTTACTGAGCTTGTCTATGACATCATGTAAGGTGGATGGTCAAATCCCGTTGTGGATTTCAACTCAGTTCTCACTTTTAGAGTTGGAATTACCTGACAACAATCTTGTTGGAGAAATTCCATCATGGCTATTTGATATGAGTATTCAATACATCAATCTCACAACAAATCATCTCCAAGGTCACCTTTTGCTAAATACATCAGCTAGGAATTCATTGGAATTTTTCAATGTGTCCAAAAATGCATTGTCTGGTGAGATACCATCAATTTGGCCTCCTTATATAACAATATTGTTGCTCAACGACAATGTGCTGACAGGAAATATTCCTCCACCCTTGCAGGGTATCTATTCACTGCAAATTGTAAATTTGGCAAAtaaccatttgaattgaatcatccCTCCAAGCTTAGCCAATTGCTCCAGGCTTCAAAAGCTGAATTTAGGGGATAATAATTTAAGAGGAATGATTCCGCATGAATTTGGTAAGCTAAGTGGACTACAGGCTCTACTGATACAGAACAACCGAGTGGATCATTCCCTCCCTCATTATCAAATTGCACAGTATTATATTTGTTAGATGTTGGGCAAAACTTCTTCAAAGGCCACATTCCAAAATCAATTGGAAACCTTTCAGAGCTGAAGGTGTTAGCAATGAGGAAAAATAATTTTGAAGGTAACATCCCTGCAGAAATAGGGCAGCTGAAGAACCTACAAATCTTGGATCTTTCTTCAAATCTACTTTCAGGTTTGGTACCAAATATCATTTTTAATTTACAAGCAATGTTGGTAGAAACCCATGAGGAATTTTCTGAGGTTCTACTTCCAATGGAGTTGCAGACGTTCAAAATATACTACATGTATAAGAATGGATTGACTATGTATTCTAAAGG
This genomic stretch from Cryptomeria japonica chromosome 8, Sugi_1.0, whole genome shotgun sequence harbors:
- the LOC131857915 gene encoding receptor-like protein 43, which translates into the protein MRGVEKQAVRHTFKSVIRHAFETGVRHTIKIGVSEVERQALLQFKADLNYSSHSHPYTNLSSWENGGDRCLWDGISCHNTTRHVVNLELQGDDFFGMDAGVISESLCTLTSLSTIILSRLGLKGTLLPCFTNLSSLTLLDLSYNMLSGSIPLSSSLAVLYLAHNILEGETVLTTICMLSNVSDVDLSGNQLNGSLPSCLGNLSSLTQLDLSYNWLTGNILLSSSLAVLHLSSNNLEGETVLSSLCMLSNLTEVDLSDNQLNGSLPSCLGNLSSLTELHLFNNRLSGIIPMSSSLAGLDLTNNNLKGETVLTTICMLSNLSDVDLSGNQLNGSLPSCLGSTDTEQPSGSFPPSLSNCTVLYLLDVGQNFFKGHIPKSIGNLSELKVLAMRKNNFEGNIPAEIGQLKNLQILDLSSNLLSGLVPNIIFNLQAMLVETHEEFSEVLLPMELQTFKIYYMYKNGLTMYSKGRDEHYTYIFPTMKVIDLSSNQLNGVLPSDLGKLKGLKLLNLSMNNFSGAILNSIVQLTWLESLDISTNHFSGQIPPDLGSLSYLGALNFSNNHLSGSIPQGGHMATFNESSYSGNIDLWGCPLPKKCSWPEFATSPPPISTSINEEEKSEESVGYDIGVGLSYVAGFTAVLEDDLMPTNSASCNVERYLVAQVKEKDERVIASGFSHHMTGDKNKFVSLEKYEGGVVRFGDDKVGIIHSRGSISLDDSGCPSVTPVTLAPPVGDGFGWPSTTTSKFPHLAWEISPPRREKGEVEKDPNDGWSMLDPTPDLADVWGKKDDPDPPPSATFALVA